DNA sequence from the Ctenopharyngodon idella isolate HZGC_01 chromosome 14, HZGC01, whole genome shotgun sequence genome:
TAcaggtagaaaaaaaaaagatattaagaACTTCccacaaattattattttaggcCACATATCATTAGTTTGTCATTTTAGATAAATCGTGGCTATGCTATGACTAATTAAttctctcattttaatttagataaACCGTGGGCACATACTAATACGTTCCCTTATTTTAGTTAAATCGTGGCCTCTGTGTACAGCTTCACTtcctcattttaatttagttaaatcGTGGTCACAATGTACCGGGTTTACTGAAATCGTGCCCATGTGCTAACACGATTTAactaaaatgagggaacaaattcttaatttttgGCCACAATATGACCCCCCCGCATGTCATACACAAGGCTCTGTAATTCATGTTGCTGCCTAGGAAAAGTGTTACAAATGATCACTTATGTCCATTTTGGTTATGATGCTGCTGTCTAAGAAGGTACCTACCTATGTAGGCAACAAAGATAACAAGGCAGCTTACTAGATTTCGGAAAAGGTTTACAGTggtttataatttgttttaatttcctTCTTATGTGTGAGGCTGTCTATGTatttgtacacacacaaacacacacttaccTTACGGAGTGTGCAGGTGCTGGGACAGCAGCTCCTTGATTTGGCTGAAGAACATGGACGGTCTGCAGCAGCTGTTCTGCTTGTTTTCCATTGCTGTTCAGGCCGGGACTCATCTCTCTCTTCACTGACTTTACCTGCGCGCTCTTTCCCTGCGCACGCGATGAACCGCGGCCCACTGCCCGTCCGTGAGGAGCAGACCTGTGCCCTCCGTAGCCAGAACTGGCGTCGTCCCCTTGGCTATCATCCTCATCAATAATAACCAGATCTGAGGGCATCTCCTTAAACTGGTAAACAAGCCTCTGTCCTTCAACCTTGGCCAGTATACCCCTCTGGTAATAGTACCTAAAAGAGAGCAAGAGGAAGCAGGAGGTCAGGAAAAGCAATTCCTCTGGCATGATTGGTCCCTCTGGGTGAAGTGTTTGTAACCACTGGCTCACCTGAGCGCTCTGCCCATGGTTTCGTAGTTCATATCAGGCTTGTTTTTGTGCTTGCCCCACAACTTGGAAACAGCCTTGGAGTCCACCAGCTTAAAAATGCCCTTCTCTCTCTGCGTCCATTTGATGTATTTGGGACAGGTGTTTTTGTCTTGCAGCAAGGCCAGGAGGAACTCCCACAGGTAGATAGTGTTACCTACAAGAATAAGAGTCTTTTATATTCCTCTGTCGACTCATTAAAAGTTTAGACTTATAAAAAGCTTAAACACCTTTCATATTTCACACGTGAATCCACAGGTCTTATTTAACCAGCAGAACTGGCAGAGGTGCAATTATTGTATTCTTTCTCATAACCTTAATAAATCAATTCTCCCTTCATGGTAGCCTTACGCCGGGCTGGAAATTAATTAGATAGGCCTGGCACTAGATTATTCTTGTTTGTCATGTGCTTTGGCCAGAAGTGGTTAAAAACAGCTACCCTGGCAGTGGGAGCCAGAGAGAGAACAGACCGGTGTGTCAAGGTGATGTATATGTATGCGGCCAGCCTCCTCTCTGAGCTGGGAATGGGGCGCATGCATAAGGGGCCTCTATCAGGACAGCATCGATGTGCCCTCCAGCTTGCTATCACTTTTAGTTCCCTCATAAACGCAGCACTTTGAGAGCACCTCATCAATTAAGCAGTCGCAGCACTGCCTCTCTCTGGCAGTAAGAGCGACTCATGATGCATTCAGGAGAGAGAAAAGCGATAGTTTCCAACTTTTTCTCCTTTACTACCGTGCAGTGATCCAAGATTGCGCTTACCTTTGCCCTCTTTGCTCTTCTTCTTAAGCGGGAGACTTGGATTGGTGATGGGAGAGCAGGGCCGCACTGGTCTTGGTTTGCGCACTGCAGGATGATTGCAAGAAAACAGTTACCTCTCAGACCATCAGATCAACTAAATATgttaacaattttaaaataagaaaaaaaaaagaatcagatTGTTTTTTGAACAATTTTTCATTCTTTGGTCTCAGCTTTAGTTTTTAATATAATGCagcaaaaaagaaacaaacaaatcaaaaaaGGTGTACACTGCCCTCTACTGGAGGGTTGTGGTACCTTTGCTTTTCCTGACAGGCTTGGAAAGGTTCTTTTGAGGAATTTCATCTACAGAGGACGTGTCCTCATCCAGGGGACCATCCATGCAGCCGTTTGAGAGCTGTTCTGGGCGCAGGGAAATGTAGGTCAGGTCTGATTCCAGCATAGTCCCATATGTGTGAACTACAGAAGGGCAGAGGTCAAGTATTAGAATGCTTGTTTGCTTAAACATTCACAGACAGAACTGAAATGAGAAATAGTATCAGTATGTGTGCCAAGTGCTTCTCacaagcatttattaaaaaagaaaaggacCATGTAAACTGACAGTGAGTCATTACATACTCATGCGTTTCTCATCCAGGATGTTATTgggagattccatgttcagcaGGGCCTCAGCCGCCTCGATGGTCTCCATATTGTCCTCTCCGCCTGAGACAGGGGTCTCTACTGTGGACAAAACATTTACATCACTTGACAAACATTAACCTTGGGTTTCAGTATTATAGGTTCCACTTTTGTTTCAGAGTAGCTTTCTTGgatatttaaataacaaatagATAAAGGCGATTTGTCACACTGATGTTTTTCTATATGGACATATACAAATATGTAATAAGTTTAGTTTATGTATTGTGAGATAAATACATTCCTATTAAATAAGaacacactacagttcaaacCTCTGGTGAAAGAAAGATTTTAtagaattaatacttttattcagcaaggatgcattaaactgatcaaaaggaaaagtaaagacatttatgtttcaaaagattttgatttcaaataaacacttttcGTTTGAACTTgacaaaaaatgtatcatgttttccacaaaaatacctggattaaacagcacaactgttttcaacattgataataataagaaatgtttcttgagcaccaaatcagcatattagaataatttctaaaaggaccatgtgacactgaagactgaattCTGAAAACTGAGCTTTCTGtacctccattgacagctacatgactaccactttgatgcttcaaaaaagttcataaagagatcgtaaaactaattcatatgaattgagcggtttattccaaattttctgaagcggctcgatcactttatatgatgaacaacttgaatttaggcttttattcacgtatacagtaaacactgatcagcaaacataaactaAATCTCAACAGAACCTGCTTCAAGCGCGAGAACAAatctcttccggaagctcaaattggctgcgtaacacacgagaacaaacctcattggttctcgcacttcaagcaaacatgcttgagcttccgtttaccacaactcatgtgtgagttgatgaatgtttatatgcgaataaaagcctaaattcaatctgttcatcatataaagcgatcatgtctcttcagaaaatttagactaaactgctcaattcatattgATTAGTTCAGTGGTCGGCAATAGGCGGCCTGCGGGCCAAAAGTGGCCCGCCAGCAATAATATCTGGCCCGTGCCCGCAGCCAGATTATTTTAATAGCGGACGGTTCTGAAATAGATCTTCGTCTCGTGGTGCCATCTAATATTATCAACATGTCTACACCAGATGCGCCGCGctgcaacagctaaaagctgtctacactgaacgcgacaaaccgaccgttgcaaagcacttggactacgtcagaaatataacagggaatccgtttactgtcgggaatgcGTTGTGTCGTGccgcgccgcatccagtgtagacaatatcattATAACgagttctattatcttttgtagCATTGCGTCGCACCGCTCGCGTCCGGTGTCAGtgttatattctttgaaaacTGCGACAACTTCGTTGCAGATAAGACACAccggctttgcattcacaaaactaggTAGGATAAACGCATTGTTGTCTTTCCATTCCTCTTGGTATGCCCTATTGTCGCTGACAACTTTCCTCTTTAGACTCTTTgatagtgccattttctctcaccaACTAGCTTCaatgttaacatcactctgcacacAACGTAATAGCatgcaaacataaaaaaaaaaaaaaaaatgcagtttagtacgtgaggatgccaaggaataattctgagtgtaaaagtaggctacgtcaaataattattacaataagttaggatccattgtgtaacaagcaaattaaaatgttacacatttattattcacaatatggaaagaggaaatataACATAGGCTAGTTCgttaagagcatgactcaaacattAATGGACTtattcaagttatttttatccattccgcatctcccacatatgtgtgttttagcaaggaGGTCTGTGTTGCAAGAtggtgaatgaagatacttgccaggtttcgtgtcactactctgctttattaatttatccagtgtaaaacctggacaccgccacacaaatgtggctttttgttaatgactgtcctactacaggatttaacacagagtaacagctcaCTTCCAGTTAAAAGACACTAACAGTTTTTCACAGGCAATTCTTGTTGCATTTTTCAatgaatttcttaaattatttattattattcttcttaaattatatttcatttctgttttgaagatgaaagaaagtcttacgagtttggaattacatgagggtgtacagaattttcattcactaaccctttaaatagacTTCAAAGACTttgaaaaacaatggagaaatCATGTTGTGGCCTGCTTCGGGTGCAAAGaataccgtttttttttttttttttcattttcatgtgaaatgttttcaaaaaacatgCCACCTATAATTGCGATCACTTATTGGACTCACCAGACAGCCCCACATCTCCCATGATGTTCTCTTCCACCACATCCTGAATAGCGTCCACCATGATGCCATTAGTCACCTCATCTGCCTCCAGTCCAGAGTACACCTGCATGAGGTCGGCAGCGGGCACCTGCTCCACGATCACCGCCGGGAACACTGAAGGGTCGTCCAGCTGTGGGAGAACAAACAGAGAGATAAATGCACCATTGATCTAAAATCAACAGCCATGCATTGCTTTCAGCAGAACAGCAGTAAAGTGCACCATAATTGCTTTAAAACACATAAATTTGCCCCGTCCCTACAGATGAAAGCTTCTAATCCACAATCGTCCAGGTTACTCATACTCACAGAGGCAGAAGTTAATGGCCCATTCATAATAGCTTTAACCTGAGCCAGTTCAGTCACTTGGTTGGACTCTTACTAATGCGTCAGCATAACAATAAGGCCAGAGACGAGCCTGTGGTATCATGTGATTAAATGACGTAAGCACAAACGTATCACAGTTCCAGTAAGGTTCTTATACACATGACCCTGTTTGCTCCCAGGGTAATAAGCTGCATGCCAAAAACATCATTTCAGGCTTCCTCATTTCCACCAGCATTCCAAAATGAGGGTGGAGATCACATTGGAGGAAAAGAGGAAATAGTTGGTACTGGACTCTAAAGCCACAAGAGACCATTACTCACCCTCCACTACAGTCAACACTGCCAAAATACACCAACGTACTTAATAAAAGATGTCTTTCTTCTGCCCATGATGCGTTCTTATTCTTTTAGGCAGTCTAGATGAGTCAGGCTTGTTAGTAAAAGCAATGTGTAGGGCTtacctaaacacacacacacacacaaacacaaacatacgaacacacacacgaacacacacacacacacacacacacacacacacactccatttCCAGGGAAAACTGGAGCTGAAGATAGCATTACTGAGTAAGtgagtgactgtgtgtgtgtgtacgacCAACCAAATCTCATTAGCTGGCTAGCAGCTCTCATTAGGCCTTTGGCAGACGATATGTGCAAACAATGCAAAACATGTCAGAATATAAGTGAACATTGACAGGGCAGGAATAATTCAAGAGAAACTACAGTCTGATCGAAGTCTGGTGACCTTTATTTTGACACTTGTTAGAGGAACGCTTAAATTATGCAACTGTTCATTGTGAGCCTTGTGCCGGTCTTCCCTATACGTAAAGTTCACAAGTTGCGTACGGCCCTAGAACCACCAGGGGACCCCCGTTGCTTTCACAGATGATTTAAGTAGCATTTTACTATACAATGCAAACATAACGGTAATATTGCAGATTCAACTTTCGAGAGGTCATgca
Encoded proteins:
- the elf1 gene encoding ETS-related transcription factor Elf-1 isoform X2 — encoded protein: MTTAVQSSELVFEFASNGMDEINQLDDPSVFPAVIVEQVPAADLMQVYSGLEADEVTNGIMVDAIQDVVEENIMGDVGLSETPVSGGEDNMETIEAAEALLNMESPNNILDEKRMIHTYGTMLESDLTYISLRPEQLSNGCMDGPLDEDTSSVDEIPQKNLSKPVRKSKVRKPRPVRPCSPITNPSLPLKKKSKEGKGNTIYLWEFLLALLQDKNTCPKYIKWTQREKGIFKLVDSKAVSKLWGKHKNKPDMNYETMGRALRYYYQRGILAKVEGQRLVYQFKEMPSDLVIIDEDDSQGDDASSGYGGHRSAPHGRAVGRGSSRAQGKSAQVKSVKREMSPGLNSNGKQAEQLLQTVHVLQPNQGAAVPAPAHSVRTINMPGSVPMVLTSGAQGGGSVTLQTLPLSSVLTNGDSSTHTSPPRVILHTVPSSSPGGKDVLTIQTASLTTDSIQHQQLLMSTLASSSGGVTTPQQAGSLNGITRLVTLNANGQPVVAQQPGTVIATVLKPSEVQGLQVKEEILDPHYLQSLVNSNPSLASFCKEELEEGVAELSYRTVIINSAGQELGHTLNGHSDVGSQLASSPSEGLTPVEELEVRGEVALHPEPADKELLEGSQGLQELPVTMQIPASHFIQVKAEPAET
- the elf1 gene encoding ETS-related transcription factor Elf-1 isoform X1; this encodes MTTAVQSSELVFEFASNGMDEINQLDDPSVFPAVIVEQVPAADLMQVYSGLEADEVTNGIMVDAIQDVVEENIMGDVGLSVETPVSGGEDNMETIEAAEALLNMESPNNILDEKRMIHTYGTMLESDLTYISLRPEQLSNGCMDGPLDEDTSSVDEIPQKNLSKPVRKSKVRKPRPVRPCSPITNPSLPLKKKSKEGKGNTIYLWEFLLALLQDKNTCPKYIKWTQREKGIFKLVDSKAVSKLWGKHKNKPDMNYETMGRALRYYYQRGILAKVEGQRLVYQFKEMPSDLVIIDEDDSQGDDASSGYGGHRSAPHGRAVGRGSSRAQGKSAQVKSVKREMSPGLNSNGKQAEQLLQTVHVLQPNQGAAVPAPAHSVRTINMPGSVPMVLTSGAQGGGSVTLQTLPLSSVLTNGDSSTHTSPPRVILHTVPSSSPGGKDVLTIQTASLTTDSIQHQQLLMSTLASSSGGVTTPQQAGSLNGITRLVTLNANGQPVVAQQPGTVIATVLKPSEVQGLQVKEEILDPHYLQSLVNSNPSLASFCKEELEEGVAELSYRTVIINSAGQELGHTLNGHSDVGSQLASSPSEGLTPVEELEVRGEVALHPEPADKELLEGSQGLQELPVTMQIPASHFIQVKAEPAET